One genomic segment of Natrialbaceae archaeon AArc-T1-2 includes these proteins:
- a CDS encoding carbohydrate ABC transporter permease, with product MTPPRDTPRDDRSSSRSPRVTDGGRSSDRPDDATSSTDGGAVFDEREEVELDRGPFQRWVANAITNPERVYRSMFYVATIFFLLTTLFPFYWLLMVALTPEGQLQDVVLTPNGFNPGAFLEVFEVIPFHWYVFNSFVIATASTIVVLVIASLAGYAFGRLEFPGKTPLLLLVLVVSFFPPAAFFIPLNDLFNTQFAALAPITGDGSLYNTPGAMVVPLSAIFMPLAIFILTTFYSQIPDGLEDAARVEGTTRLGALFRVIIPLSAPGVATAGVLTFIAVYNEFFFSFLMTDGQVENWAPILEGILGYQGQYEVLYNLMAAASIIGVIPVAILVIVAQEKIVSGLTAGALKE from the coding sequence ATGACTCCACCACGAGACACACCACGGGACGACCGCTCGAGTTCGAGGTCGCCTCGAGTGACCGACGGCGGCCGCTCGAGCGACCGACCTGACGACGCGACGAGTTCCACAGACGGCGGCGCGGTCTTCGACGAACGGGAGGAGGTCGAGCTCGATCGCGGCCCGTTCCAGCGGTGGGTCGCGAACGCAATCACGAACCCCGAACGCGTCTATCGGTCGATGTTCTACGTCGCGACGATTTTCTTCCTGCTCACGACGCTGTTTCCATTCTACTGGCTGCTCATGGTCGCGCTCACCCCGGAGGGACAGCTCCAGGACGTCGTCCTCACGCCCAATGGGTTCAATCCCGGCGCGTTCCTCGAGGTCTTCGAGGTCATCCCGTTTCACTGGTACGTGTTCAACAGCTTCGTGATCGCGACGGCGTCGACGATCGTCGTCCTCGTGATCGCGAGTCTCGCGGGCTATGCCTTCGGACGGCTGGAGTTCCCCGGCAAGACGCCACTGCTGTTGCTCGTGCTGGTCGTCTCTTTCTTCCCGCCGGCGGCGTTTTTCATCCCGCTGAACGACCTGTTCAACACCCAGTTCGCGGCGCTCGCGCCGATCACGGGCGACGGCAGTCTCTACAACACGCCCGGCGCGATGGTGGTGCCGCTGTCGGCAATTTTCATGCCGCTTGCGATTTTCATCCTGACGACCTTTTACTCCCAGATTCCCGACGGCCTGGAGGACGCCGCCCGCGTCGAAGGGACGACCAGACTCGGCGCGCTGTTTCGGGTCATCATCCCGCTGTCGGCACCCGGCGTGGCGACCGCGGGCGTGTTGACGTTCATCGCCGTCTACAACGAGTTCTTCTTCTCGTTTCTGATGACCGACGGACAGGTCGAGAACTGGGCGCCGATCCTCGAGGGCATCCTCGGCTACCAGGGCCAGTACGAGGTGTTGTACAACCTCATGGCAGCCGCGAGCATCATCGGCGTCATCCCGGTCGCGATCCTCGTGATCGTGGCCCAGGAGAAGATCGTAAGCGGCCTCACAGCAGGTGCACTCAAGGAGTAA
- a CDS encoding carbohydrate ABC transporter permease: MATDTDPLTRDSERERDRTGNAVVNWMENLSEAAYAYLLLLPAFALLALVAFYPLIMTFFMSLREDQTRGADALGGFVGIDNYVDILTGNARLARQFVDVSASATFPFVEFGVPFLQQALFVTVAFAVISVAIETVIGFGQAYVLDQDFRGRRWVRVAIILPWAVPIVVQGMIFFLLFQPEVGFGTDVMQWLGIFGPDPLADSQDAFIIILVADIWKSAAFMALLILAGLQSVDRSLYDVARVAGASPWQRFKRITLPLVLPALLVAMLFRTMDAMRVYGLIESTAGCTTVPSLTCLVVEAMFGGTRVFATAAAVAFATALVIGIIISVYVVFFRDTEGGLY; this comes from the coding sequence ATGGCGACTGACACCGATCCCCTGACGCGTGACTCCGAACGAGAGCGAGACCGGACAGGCAACGCGGTCGTCAACTGGATGGAGAACCTGAGCGAGGCGGCCTACGCGTACCTGCTGTTGCTTCCGGCGTTCGCGTTGCTGGCGCTGGTCGCCTTCTACCCGCTGATCATGACGTTTTTCATGTCGCTTCGCGAGGACCAGACGAGAGGGGCGGACGCACTCGGCGGCTTCGTCGGGATCGACAACTACGTCGACATCCTCACCGGGAACGCACGCCTCGCACGCCAGTTCGTCGACGTCTCGGCGTCGGCGACGTTCCCGTTCGTCGAGTTCGGCGTTCCGTTCCTCCAGCAGGCGCTTTTCGTCACCGTCGCCTTCGCAGTTATCAGCGTCGCCATCGAGACAGTGATCGGCTTCGGGCAGGCCTACGTCCTGGACCAGGACTTCCGAGGTCGCCGTTGGGTTCGCGTCGCGATCATCCTGCCGTGGGCCGTGCCGATCGTCGTCCAGGGGATGATCTTCTTCCTGCTGTTCCAGCCCGAGGTCGGCTTCGGGACCGACGTGATGCAGTGGCTCGGGATCTTCGGGCCCGACCCGCTGGCGGACAGCCAGGACGCCTTTATCATCATCCTCGTCGCCGACATCTGGAAGTCCGCGGCCTTCATGGCACTGCTGATCCTCGCCGGACTGCAAAGCGTCGACCGGAGCCTCTACGACGTCGCACGCGTCGCCGGGGCCTCGCCCTGGCAGCGGTTCAAGCGGATCACGCTCCCGCTCGTGTTGCCCGCACTGTTGGTCGCGATGTTGTTCCGGACGATGGACGCAATGCGAGTGTACGGGTTGATCGAGTCGACGGCGGGCTGTACGACGGTGCCGTCGCTGACCTGTCTCGTCGTCGAGGCGATGTTCGGTGGCACCCGCGTCTTCGCGACGGCCGCCGCGGTGGCGTTCGCGACCGCGCTCGTCATCGGGATCATCATCTCGGTCTACGTCGTCTTCTTCCGGGACACCGAGGGAGGGCTCTACTGA
- a CDS encoding extracellular solute-binding protein: MGRDGVSRRRFVAAASTAATATGALTVAGCLGRGQEAGTVVMTGDTDFQDIMRGEGDGPSVQQALWDAGLDEDITVEVRASVDDSAQRMQQYQSALQAGRSPPDVFMMDSGWTIPFILREQTTSLTDELPDDVLERVEDEYLEAALETARHPETDELHAVPLFPDFGTMLYRKDLLEEAGHDGDAWEEEPPSWQTFAEATADAVEESGVDFGFTTQAAAYEGLACCTFTEVMSTWGGGYFGGTDDLFEAGDRPITVDEEPVLDAIRMMRAFVHGQDDPHAMEGYPEISPSTIVQWTEEESLGPFQGGDAVAHRNWPFAIAETGAEDAFGEDLGVTTMPYAVSEEDAEHDGVGGTAAGLGGWHLTLNPNTDQAEEALQVIEAFTHDEVMLTIFELQGFLPPIIDLVEEADPDEVGPVARYTDQIRAAGENAVPRPVTDVWPEQSALIFQEVHAAYRGAKSPEVAMDDLNERLEQSEADVEGTNGD; this comes from the coding sequence ATGGGACGAGACGGCGTCTCCCGTCGGCGATTCGTCGCCGCGGCCTCGACTGCGGCGACAGCCACGGGAGCGTTGACGGTCGCCGGCTGTCTCGGACGCGGTCAGGAGGCGGGGACGGTCGTCATGACCGGTGACACCGACTTCCAGGACATCATGCGCGGCGAGGGCGACGGCCCGTCGGTACAGCAGGCGCTGTGGGATGCCGGCCTCGACGAGGACATCACCGTCGAAGTCCGAGCGAGCGTCGACGACTCGGCACAGCGGATGCAACAGTACCAGTCGGCGCTACAGGCCGGGCGGTCTCCCCCGGACGTCTTCATGATGGACAGCGGGTGGACCATTCCGTTTATCCTCCGCGAGCAGACGACGAGTCTGACCGACGAGCTTCCCGACGACGTCCTCGAGCGCGTCGAAGACGAGTACCTCGAGGCTGCACTCGAGACCGCACGCCACCCCGAAACTGACGAACTCCACGCAGTCCCGCTGTTTCCGGACTTCGGGACGATGCTGTACCGCAAGGACTTACTCGAGGAGGCCGGCCACGACGGCGACGCCTGGGAGGAGGAACCTCCGTCCTGGCAAACCTTCGCCGAGGCGACGGCCGACGCGGTCGAAGAGAGCGGCGTCGACTTCGGGTTCACGACGCAAGCGGCCGCCTACGAGGGACTGGCCTGCTGTACGTTCACCGAGGTGATGTCGACCTGGGGCGGTGGCTACTTCGGCGGAACCGACGATCTGTTCGAGGCCGGCGACCGGCCGATCACCGTCGACGAGGAGCCGGTGCTGGATGCGATCCGGATGATGCGGGCGTTCGTCCACGGCCAGGACGACCCCCACGCGATGGAGGGCTATCCGGAGATCTCTCCGTCGACCATCGTCCAGTGGACTGAAGAGGAGTCACTCGGCCCGTTCCAGGGAGGCGACGCAGTCGCCCACCGCAACTGGCCCTTCGCCATCGCCGAGACCGGTGCCGAGGACGCCTTCGGCGAGGACCTGGGCGTGACGACGATGCCGTACGCGGTCTCGGAAGAGGACGCCGAACACGACGGCGTCGGTGGAACGGCCGCTGGCCTGGGCGGCTGGCACCTCACGCTCAACCCGAACACCGACCAGGCCGAGGAGGCGTTGCAGGTCATCGAGGCGTTCACCCACGACGAGGTGATGCTCACGATCTTCGAACTTCAGGGGTTCCTGCCGCCGATCATCGACCTCGTCGAGGAGGCCGACCCGGACGAGGTCGGACCGGTCGCGCGCTACACCGACCAGATCCGTGCCGCCGGCGAGAACGCTGTCCCGCGGCCGGTGACCGACGTCTGGCCGGAACAGTCCGCGCTCATCTTCCAGGAGGTCCACGCAGCCTACCGCGGCGCGAAGTCGCCCGAGGTCGCGATGGACGATCTGAACGAGCGCTTAGAGCAAAGCGAGGCCGACGTGGAGGGAACCAATGGCGACTGA
- the trmB gene encoding HTH-type sugar sensing transcriptional regulator TrmB — MSQDELRSTVEHVGDRFNLGEYEIDAYLTVLEHGQLTASEIADRTSIPQPRVYDTVRSLSDRGLVELRESRPMKVVAIDPGEAFDDVQSSLEQMIDELEARYTAPARDTEAVSLVKSRSTILRYLAEVIDAAEFELALSLTPDLLTRFEDELAATVADDVSVDLIVTPAAEAPNPEEFEYDTVATTARARRGITTPVVAVADGEYSIYATQDALRDDQDRYGVIFNRSALGFLVSGFFGTVLWTTADVTLAEDGEGRPYPRRYASIRRCVKDLLDVGGEFYATIEGRDVETGSPCVVQGRVVDLSFEMTEEVAGITLETDEGEVTVGGRVAALEDVEAHVIRIGRTEPPALEES, encoded by the coding sequence ATGAGCCAGGACGAACTCCGGTCGACCGTCGAACACGTCGGCGATCGGTTCAATCTCGGCGAGTACGAGATCGATGCCTACCTCACCGTCTTGGAGCACGGCCAGCTCACGGCGAGTGAGATCGCCGACCGGACCAGCATTCCTCAGCCTCGCGTCTACGACACCGTCCGGAGCCTGAGCGACCGCGGGCTCGTCGAACTCCGGGAGTCGCGACCGATGAAAGTCGTCGCGATCGATCCCGGCGAGGCGTTCGACGACGTCCAGTCCTCGCTCGAGCAGATGATCGACGAACTCGAGGCCCGCTACACCGCACCCGCACGCGACACCGAAGCGGTCTCGCTCGTGAAGTCGCGCTCGACGATTCTGCGGTACTTAGCGGAAGTGATCGACGCCGCGGAGTTCGAGCTCGCGCTCTCGTTGACGCCGGACCTGTTGACCCGCTTCGAGGACGAACTCGCGGCGACCGTCGCAGACGACGTCAGCGTCGACTTGATCGTCACGCCCGCGGCTGAGGCACCCAATCCCGAGGAGTTCGAGTACGACACCGTCGCGACGACCGCTCGAGCCCGTCGCGGAATCACCACCCCGGTGGTCGCCGTCGCCGACGGGGAGTACTCGATCTACGCGACTCAGGACGCCCTCCGCGACGATCAGGACCGCTACGGCGTCATCTTCAACCGCTCTGCGCTTGGCTTTCTCGTCTCCGGCTTCTTCGGGACCGTCCTCTGGACCACGGCCGACGTCACGCTCGCCGAAGACGGCGAGGGACGACCGTATCCGCGTCGGTACGCGTCGATTCGTCGATGCGTCAAAGATCTCCTCGACGTCGGCGGGGAGTTCTACGCGACCATCGAGGGCCGTGACGTCGAGACGGGAAGTCCGTGCGTCGTGCAGGGACGGGTCGTCGACCTCTCCTTCGAGATGACCGAGGAAGTCGCCGGCATCACGCTCGAGACCGACGAGGGCGAGGTCACCGTCGGGGGTCGCGTCGCCGCCTTGGAGGACGTCGAAGCTCACGTGATCCGCATCGGCCGGACCGAACCGCCCGCGCTCGAGGAGAGCTAA
- a CDS encoding mechanosensitive ion channel family protein, translating into MGRLILQTVNETGDELGDEIESLLPYSPPGWLVDLGLAIAVLVAGWYLSKLVVRLTGRTVAQRIDRPSVTRTVLRGVRISVLILAVLVAADVLVGIGGVEILLSVTVISAVVGVVLAPLVASLINGFFILTDRPFEIGDMIEIVDEGHRGFVEDITIRYTKVFTLDNTFIVVPNSEIHERDVINYSAEDERTRVSVQFEVTYESDVETARKLAERAARNVDTVISGGPDIRIGSARYGAAPTCLIEEYGEDGILLTLRFWIKHPFRLLAVRSAVQERIRKRYADADVEFAYPHRHHVFDETSGRARVGVASPLEANGPPPDPEDERE; encoded by the coding sequence ATGGGCCGGCTCATCCTCCAGACCGTCAACGAGACCGGAGACGAGCTCGGCGACGAGATCGAGTCCCTCCTGCCGTATTCGCCCCCTGGCTGGCTCGTCGACCTGGGGCTCGCGATAGCCGTCCTCGTGGCTGGCTGGTACCTCTCGAAGCTCGTCGTCCGGCTCACGGGTCGAACGGTCGCCCAGCGCATCGATCGGCCGAGCGTGACCCGGACGGTCCTGCGTGGCGTCCGCATCTCCGTACTTATCCTCGCGGTGCTCGTCGCCGCCGACGTCCTCGTCGGGATCGGTGGCGTCGAGATCCTGCTGTCGGTGACCGTCATCTCGGCGGTTGTCGGCGTCGTCCTCGCGCCGCTTGTGGCGAGTCTCATCAACGGCTTTTTCATTCTCACCGACCGGCCGTTCGAGATCGGCGACATGATCGAGATCGTCGACGAGGGTCATCGCGGCTTCGTCGAGGACATCACGATCCGGTACACGAAGGTGTTCACGCTCGACAACACGTTCATCGTCGTCCCGAACTCGGAGATTCACGAACGGGACGTCATCAACTACTCCGCGGAGGACGAGCGAACGCGAGTGTCGGTCCAGTTCGAGGTTACCTACGAGAGCGACGTCGAGACGGCCCGCAAGCTCGCCGAACGAGCGGCACGAAACGTCGACACCGTGATCTCGGGCGGGCCAGACATCCGAATCGGCAGCGCACGGTACGGGGCCGCACCCACCTGTCTCATCGAGGAGTACGGCGAGGACGGCATTCTGTTGACGCTTCGGTTCTGGATCAAACATCCCTTCCGGCTGCTCGCGGTCCGATCGGCAGTCCAAGAACGGATCCGAAAGCGCTACGCTGACGCCGACGTCGAGTTTGCCTATCCCCACAGACACCACGTTTTCGACGAAACGAGCGGTCGAGCACGCGTCGGGGTCGCCTCGCCGCTCGAGGCGAACGGGCCACCGCCCGATCCGGAAGACGAGAGAGAGTGA
- a CDS encoding universal stress protein: MTLVVVPVRYPLSARSKRTLQRAIRVARERDASLTVLHVDLYQNGKNVTRTDLKAAVEETFGHLENARYVVRTGFLVEESILEEVAAEEADVVVIGHKQASRFRRLFRRFTDNPNIEAYLRDHLDCEIITVDGTRT, encoded by the coding sequence ATGACGCTGGTCGTCGTTCCCGTTCGGTATCCGCTGTCCGCTCGCTCGAAACGTACCCTTCAACGGGCGATCAGAGTGGCCCGGGAGCGCGACGCTTCGCTGACGGTCCTGCACGTGGATCTCTATCAGAACGGAAAGAACGTGACTCGAACCGACCTGAAAGCCGCCGTCGAGGAGACGTTCGGCCACCTCGAGAACGCCCGGTACGTGGTTCGGACCGGCTTTCTCGTCGAGGAGTCAATCTTAGAGGAGGTCGCAGCCGAGGAAGCAGACGTCGTCGTCATCGGACACAAGCAGGCGAGTCGGTTTCGCCGTCTCTTTCGGCGGTTTACGGACAATCCGAACATCGAAGCGTACCTTCGAGACCACCTCGACTGCGAGATCATCACCGTCGACGGCACGCGAACGTAG
- a CDS encoding DUF5816 domain-containing protein, with product MEARSTGDGETVYVSRTDGDRGSKALFLVAYRSDDASRRYGWFCTNCESFDVAMDAMGRIQCNQCGNLRKPTEWDAAHE from the coding sequence ATGGAAGCGAGATCGACCGGCGACGGAGAGACGGTCTACGTCTCACGGACGGACGGCGACAGGGGATCGAAAGCGCTGTTTCTGGTGGCCTACCGGAGCGACGACGCGAGTCGACGGTACGGCTGGTTCTGTACGAACTGTGAGAGCTTCGACGTCGCGATGGACGCGATGGGACGGATCCAGTGCAACCAATGTGGCAACCTCCGAAAACCGACCGAGTGGGACGCAGCTCACGAGTAA
- a CDS encoding DUF7116 family protein: MRLVEQARSIFAELGYTVEGTGPEFRAERAWKVVHVNPVSDTQQLPTGSGEFRCFVAESGDADDLGDRLRSRDPDYEWAIIVVDGEEYQVERAPPGPRVSA; this comes from the coding sequence ATGCGACTCGTCGAGCAGGCCAGGTCGATCTTCGCAGAACTGGGATACACCGTCGAAGGAACCGGGCCGGAGTTTCGGGCCGAACGGGCGTGGAAAGTCGTCCACGTGAACCCGGTAAGTGATACACAGCAACTCCCGACAGGATCCGGAGAGTTTCGCTGTTTCGTCGCCGAGTCGGGAGACGCAGACGACCTCGGAGACCGACTTCGAAGCCGCGATCCCGACTACGAGTGGGCGATCATCGTCGTCGACGGCGAGGAGTATCAGGTCGAACGCGCACCGCCGGGTCCGCGAGTCTCAGCGTAG
- a CDS encoding pyridoxal-phosphate-dependent aminotransferase family protein: MGDDTDVPQVDELTPPNRTLMGPGPSDVHPRVLRAMSTPLVGHLDPSFVEIMDEVQELLRYTFRTDNEWTIPVSGTGSAAMEAAIGNVVEPGDTMLVPTNGYFGGRMASMARRAGGEVVEVDAPWGEPLEPADVEAALAEHDPDVFGFVHAETSTGVLQPDVPALTAAAHDHDALVIADTVTSLGGVELRVDEWGIDVAYSGPQKCLSCPPGASPLTLSDEAMAKVLTREEDPRSWYLDLSLLEGYWGDERAYHHTAPVTNVYALREALRLVAEEGIEARWERHERLAGALKAGVEGMGLSMNAPEEYWLPSLNAVCVPDGIDDGEVCAELLERYDLEVAGGLGDLAGEIFRIGCMGHSAREENVLFVVTALGDVLESMGADVDPDAGVAAARRALR, encoded by the coding sequence ATGGGAGACGATACCGACGTGCCACAGGTCGATGAACTGACGCCGCCGAACCGAACGCTGATGGGGCCGGGACCGAGTGACGTTCACCCGCGCGTGTTGCGCGCGATGAGTACACCGCTTGTGGGACATCTCGATCCCTCGTTCGTCGAGATCATGGACGAGGTTCAGGAGCTCCTGCGGTACACGTTCCGGACGGACAACGAGTGGACGATTCCCGTCTCGGGAACCGGTTCGGCGGCGATGGAGGCTGCGATCGGTAACGTCGTCGAACCGGGCGATACGATGCTCGTGCCGACGAACGGCTACTTCGGCGGCCGAATGGCGTCGATGGCTCGCCGTGCTGGCGGCGAGGTCGTCGAGGTCGACGCCCCCTGGGGCGAACCCCTCGAACCCGCAGACGTCGAGGCGGCACTCGCCGAGCACGATCCCGACGTGTTCGGGTTCGTCCACGCCGAGACGAGCACGGGCGTGCTCCAGCCCGACGTGCCCGCGCTGACTGCGGCGGCCCACGACCACGACGCCCTGGTGATCGCCGACACCGTCACCTCGCTCGGTGGCGTCGAACTGCGCGTCGACGAGTGGGGGATCGACGTCGCTTACTCGGGTCCCCAGAAGTGTCTCTCCTGTCCACCCGGCGCGAGCCCGCTGACCCTCTCGGACGAGGCGATGGCGAAAGTCCTCACCCGGGAGGAAGACCCCCGGTCGTGGTACCTCGATCTCTCCTTGCTCGAGGGCTACTGGGGCGACGAACGGGCCTACCACCACACGGCTCCGGTCACGAACGTCTACGCGCTGCGGGAAGCCCTTCGACTGGTCGCCGAGGAGGGGATAGAAGCGCGCTGGGAGCGTCACGAACGTCTCGCCGGCGCGCTGAAAGCCGGCGTCGAGGGAATGGGCCTTTCGATGAACGCCCCCGAGGAGTACTGGCTGCCGAGTCTCAACGCCGTCTGCGTCCCCGACGGAATCGACGACGGGGAGGTTTGTGCGGAGCTGCTCGAGCGCTACGACCTCGAGGTCGCGGGCGGACTCGGCGACCTCGCGGGCGAGATCTTCCGGATCGGCTGTATGGGTCACTCGGCTCGAGAGGAGAACGTGTTGTTCGTCGTGACGGCACTCGGCGACGTGTTAGAATCGATGGGGGCAGACGTCGACCCCGATGCGGGCGTCGCGGCGGCGCGGCGAGCCCTACGCTGA
- a CDS encoding bile acid:sodium symporter family protein produces MVEIVLKRPICAPSTTRCCHLMHSLRDIVQSKGSLLIVIAATLAGVAYPRFAASLEPIIPVLVAGLLFTSFYGINIDDVTSQNVSVPVVVSLVCLYLITPIALYPVAAVVLSGELLLGVLVVLAAPLTAGSSIIWTRLSGGNTLLATVIVIVSIFLAPLVMPSIITLFAGSTVDVSASEMVVELAAIIAGAGVLAYLVPSGTISDGQLDRFSLMAIGALIYVGVGGSTLAIDALQLAFVGGIAVATLCLSGGIAYALYVRGMGFEDCITVLFSSSMKNLSVSVMVGSVFGGGAIIASITAFHVAQQVVSSSLVQRLAALGPAQSPESVTGGSLSD; encoded by the coding sequence TTGGTCGAGATCGTGTTGAAAAGACCTATATGCGCACCTTCGACTACTCGTTGCTGTCATCTAATGCACTCCCTCCGGGATATCGTTCAATCGAAGGGGTCGCTTCTGATCGTGATAGCCGCCACGCTCGCTGGCGTGGCGTACCCGAGGTTCGCCGCGTCGCTGGAGCCGATCATTCCCGTTCTCGTCGCCGGGCTACTCTTCACGTCGTTTTACGGGATCAACATCGACGACGTCACGTCACAGAACGTTTCGGTTCCAGTCGTCGTCTCGCTCGTCTGTCTGTATCTGATCACGCCCATAGCCCTGTATCCGGTCGCTGCCGTGGTTCTGTCGGGAGAGCTACTGCTCGGTGTCCTCGTCGTTCTGGCTGCACCGCTGACCGCTGGCAGTTCGATCATCTGGACGCGTTTGAGCGGTGGAAACACGCTCCTGGCAACGGTTATCGTCATCGTTTCGATATTCCTTGCACCGCTCGTGATGCCGTCGATTATTACGCTCTTTGCCGGGTCGACGGTCGACGTCTCCGCCTCCGAGATGGTCGTCGAACTCGCCGCCATCATTGCAGGTGCGGGGGTGCTCGCGTATCTCGTTCCGAGCGGAACGATTTCCGACGGACAGTTGGACCGATTCTCCCTGATGGCAATTGGCGCCCTGATCTACGTCGGCGTCGGCGGTTCGACCCTCGCCATCGACGCATTGCAACTCGCGTTCGTCGGCGGGATCGCGGTGGCAACGCTGTGTCTCAGCGGCGGAATCGCGTACGCGTTGTACGTCCGTGGGATGGGATTCGAGGATTGTATCACCGTTCTCTTCTCGAGTTCGATGAAGAATCTAAGCGTATCGGTTATGGTCGGGTCGGTGTTTGGCGGTGGGGCGATCATCGCCAGTATCACTGCGTTTCACGTGGCACAACAGGTCGTAAGTAGCTCTCTCGTTCAACGGCTTGCCGCCCTCGGCCCTGCGCAGTCGCCGGAATCCGTCACGGGAGGATCGCTTAGCGACTAG
- a CDS encoding dodecin codes for MVFKKITLIGTSEESFEDAADDAIDRAEATLENVHWVEVDELGVEVASVENREYQAEVTVAFELED; via the coding sequence ATGGTGTTCAAGAAGATCACGCTGATCGGGACGAGTGAGGAAAGCTTCGAGGACGCCGCCGACGACGCTATCGACCGTGCGGAGGCAACACTCGAGAACGTTCACTGGGTCGAGGTCGACGAACTCGGCGTCGAAGTCGCAAGCGTCGAAAACCGGGAGTACCAGGCGGAGGTGACGGTCGCGTTCGAACTCGAGGATTAG
- a CDS encoding HesB/IscA family protein — protein sequence MSVDSTGDGETTPRIEVTEEAAERALDLLKGEDMDVDEAGLRLYVQQGGCAGLSYGMRFDTDPDEDDTIYEHHGLRIFVDPASMKYIEGSVLDYESGLQADGFTVENPNVVSECGCGESFRT from the coding sequence ATGAGTGTGGACAGTACGGGAGACGGGGAGACGACCCCCCGGATCGAGGTCACCGAGGAAGCCGCCGAGCGGGCACTCGACCTGCTCAAGGGCGAAGACATGGACGTCGACGAGGCCGGCCTGCGGCTGTACGTTCAGCAGGGCGGCTGTGCCGGACTCTCCTATGGCATGCGATTCGACACCGACCCCGACGAGGACGACACGATCTACGAACACCACGGACTTCGCATCTTCGTCGATCCGGCGAGTATGAAGTACATCGAGGGAAGCGTCCTCGATTACGAAAGTGGTCTCCAGGCCGACGGCTTCACCGTCGAGAACCCGAACGTCGTCAGCGAGTGTGGCTGTGGCGAGTCGTTCCGGACCTAA